CAATAGGAGCTCACTCTCAAGAGCTTGATAAGTTTGAAGTGGTGGATTATACTTTCACTTTAAGTAATGGGGATATCGAAAAAGGATTGGAGATTGTCGGGTATCATGGCACCTATCCAACGGATGGGTTTGTTATTCCTGATGAGATTGAAGGGAAACCTGTTTTTAGGTGTAAATCCCCAAAAAAAGAGTTGGTTCTTCCAAGTAGACTGCGTGTGATTGGAAAAAGAGCTATTTCTTCTTGTAGTAAATTGCAGGAGTCTTACGTCTGCCAGACTCCTTCATTACCATTGGGGACTATGTTTTGTGGCTCTTAATTATAATGCCTCGTCTTCATGGGCAACATATACCCATGCTTGGGTTCCAGATTGAAATGGAGCCAATATTCTTTGGTAGTCGCTAACCTCATATTTATCGGTCTCCTCTAGTTCGGATTGGGTAATCTCAAATATGGTTCCCTCAATAAAGTCTTCCTTTTTTCCTGTCTTCACAGCAATAGGATGGTATTCTTTCCCACTTTTCTCAATTACCTCTTGGCTGGTGATCTTAAGTTTGTCCAGTTTGTATCCTGGAAGGATGTCTTTGGTTCCTGTTAAAAGACGTCCATAGGTCTCTATTTGCACTCTATCCAGTTGCAAGGTGCCGTATGAGAATAGTCGATGTTTGTTGTTTTCCATCCGCGTAAATGATTTATAAAGGTGCATGTTCTCTTTTGTATCGATTATGCAAAGATTGAAATTTTTGAGGTGGGAGGAAAGTATTCAGAATAAAAATAGTGTGCCTTCCAATTCAACCACTGCTTCTAATCTACTTTTTCTGTAATCAAAAAATGAATCCTTTATGCACGGGAAGAGAAAGTAGATGTATGGAATGACTAACAAATGGTTCTTTATGAAGTGCTTAGTATTAGTATCCAATATTTATCACTTTATTCCACATTTAGATTCTAGGAAAAGGATTTGCGATATTGCATAGGTGCCACCCCAAACCTACGTTTGAAAGCTGTAGAAAAGTGGGAAGCATATTCGTATCCACATAGATTTGCGATCTCTACTATAGAACGATCTCTATCTTTGAGATAGGTTAGTGCAAGTTCCATTTTGTAATCGAACAGATATCCAAATATCGTATTTTCAAAGACCTCTTTAAACCCATATTTTAGTTTCTTTTCATTGGTTCCTACGGTGGAGGCTAGCTCTTTTATGGTTGGGGGATTGTTCAAATTAGACAATAAAATATCTTTTGCTTCATGTATCTTATCAATATCCCCTTTCCTATGGATAGAACGGTGGGGATGGTTATCGCTCTGCAATTGGATAGAGAGGATTTCCATTATTTTAGATTCTATATATAGATTCTGAACATTTCCCATTAAATGCGACTGTTTGATCTGTTTTATTAGATGCTGTATCTCTAGAGATATGTTGCAGTGTCTCTTTTGATAAGTAAAAGTTTCTCCTTTGCAGTATCTTGTGTAGCATTTTTCTAATAATTCAGGATACCTATTAACAAGTAGTTTCAGATATTCTGGATGGAATACGATGCTAAACGACTCCATATATTGGTCTTTGTTGAAAAAGGTAGAGCTGTTGCTTTGTGGACCCAATGACCAAAGATTATGGCTGTTTGAGTCAATATCGGAAGTGTGTCCTTCGAGAGTATACTCAGAACATCCCTGAAGCATGAAATGGGTTGCGAATAGTGGAGATTCATTAAAACCACTGATTTTAATATCCTCTTTGAATACACCACTCCATTGTGTGATGCTAAATCCTTGAAAGTTTTTCAGTATATAGTTTACATCTCCGATCTGATCGTGGATACTTTCTGAAGGACAACCTAGATTCCCCTCCTTCAGCGTAATCGTTGCGCTTCTCTCCATGGTAACTTCGGAAAGATCGTCTTCATTAATTTTAATATAGTAGCTCATTCTATTTGCCCTTCTCGTATAATTTATAGTTCGTGATATTTAAGATTGATTAACTTATAGTGGCGTAGTTTTGCATCTGTTTAGTTTTAGTCTTAATTAAAAGTAAAAGTATTGTCTCATTATAGTAGTGCCAATACCCATTTATAGGGATTAATATGTCAAGTTGAAAGAGAATGATGATAAAACAAATTCAAATGTCTAATATATGTAGTGTTCTGCTGTTCCTTTTATTAATTGGGGGGAGCACCATCTCATATGGTGCACCAAAGAAATTTTATATCAAAGGAACCATTGTAAGTAAAGATGATAAGTTGCCATTGCCTGGTGCTTCTGTGGTAATACATAGTTTAAAGAAAGGGGTTGTAACAGACAAAAATGGATCGTATCAATTATTGGTTCCTGAAGGGAAACATTCGTTGTATGTCTCCTACATTGGTTTTGCCTCTATACGCAAAGAGGTCAAGGTAAAAGGGAACGACAAAACTGTAGATATTGTATTGTCTAAAACGACAAAGGAGTTATCGGATGTGGTTGTAAACGGGACTTCAGTGGCAAGTTCCATGAGAGAAAATGCGCTTCCAATATCTGTTATAAGTATGGATGAGATAAAAGGGTCTGTAGGTGATGTCAATGATGTTTTAAGTCGTACTGCAGGAGTGAAGATTCGTAGAACTGGTGCTGAAGGGGCATCATCTCGACTTTCTGTTAGAGGTCTCGAAGGGAAACGAATTGGATATTATATTGAGGGGATGCCGATGAACGACAATGCTGATTTTTTGGATCTTAATGATATTCC
The Prolixibacteraceae bacterium DNA segment above includes these coding regions:
- a CDS encoding gamma-glutamylcyclotransferase; the protein is MENNKHRLFSYGTLQLDRVQIETYGRLLTGTKDILPGYKLDKLKITSQEVIEKSGKEYHPIAVKTGKKEDFIEGTIFEITQSELEETDKYEVSDYQRILAPFQSGTQAWVYVAHEDEAL
- a CDS encoding AraC family transcriptional regulator, with product MSYYIKINEDDLSEVTMERSATITLKEGNLGCPSESIHDQIGDVNYILKNFQGFSITQWSGVFKEDIKISGFNESPLFATHFMLQGCSEYTLEGHTSDIDSNSHNLWSLGPQSNSSTFFNKDQYMESFSIVFHPEYLKLLVNRYPELLEKCYTRYCKGETFTYQKRHCNISLEIQHLIKQIKQSHLMGNVQNLYIESKIMEILSIQLQSDNHPHRSIHRKGDIDKIHEAKDILLSNLNNPPTIKELASTVGTNEKKLKYGFKEVFENTIFGYLFDYKMELALTYLKDRDRSIVEIANLCGYEYASHFSTAFKRRFGVAPMQYRKSFS